Proteins encoded within one genomic window of uncultured Draconibacterium sp.:
- the accC gene encoding acetyl-CoA carboxylase biotin carboxylase subunit, protein MKKIKKILIANRGEIAIRVMRTCRELDLESVAIYSEADRTSLHVRYAHEAYCVGKAPSSESYLNVDKIIEVAKQSGADAIHPGYGFLSENADFARRCTEEGIVFIGPSPEVIVQMGDKIQAREAMTAAGIPVVPGTNGEIKTETEALEVIKTIGLPVMIKASAGGGGKGMRLVKNESEVVSAVRAARSEAKSAFGDDAVYIEKYITSPHHIEFQILADQHGNTVHLFERECSVQRRHQKMIEETPSPLMTQKLRDEMGKAAVDAAKAVNYVGAGTIEFLVDNDLNYYFLEMNTRLQVEHPITERVTGIDLVKQQIYAAEGRELEFGQEDLKQKGHAIECRIYAEDPDNNFMPSAGKVYKISSPLGLGVRTDGYVYEGYEIPIYYDPMISKLIVWGKTRDEAIARMRRALYEYKITGVKTSIKMLERVMNNENFIAGNYDTHFIEKNQEQLLSNGMKDNPEDMVIIAAFIDYLDKLGSNTAVTKEFVPAQSRWKKISYVNHF, encoded by the coding sequence ATGAAGAAAATCAAAAAGATTCTAATCGCAAACCGAGGCGAAATTGCGATTCGCGTAATGCGAACCTGCAGGGAGCTTGATCTTGAATCAGTTGCCATTTACTCGGAAGCAGACAGGACTTCGCTTCATGTGCGTTATGCCCACGAAGCTTATTGTGTAGGTAAAGCACCATCGAGCGAAAGTTACCTGAACGTTGACAAAATTATAGAAGTTGCCAAACAAAGTGGCGCTGATGCAATTCATCCCGGTTACGGGTTCTTGTCGGAAAATGCCGATTTTGCCCGACGTTGTACCGAAGAGGGAATCGTTTTTATTGGTCCTTCACCCGAAGTAATCGTTCAAATGGGTGATAAAATTCAGGCCCGGGAAGCAATGACTGCAGCCGGAATTCCGGTAGTGCCCGGCACCAACGGAGAAATAAAAACTGAAACAGAAGCGCTGGAGGTTATTAAAACCATTGGCCTTCCGGTAATGATAAAAGCATCGGCCGGAGGTGGCGGAAAAGGAATGCGCCTGGTGAAAAACGAATCGGAAGTAGTTTCTGCAGTTCGTGCAGCCCGCTCCGAAGCGAAATCGGCGTTTGGCGACGATGCCGTTTACATTGAAAAATATATTACATCGCCACACCACATCGAGTTTCAAATTTTGGCCGACCAGCACGGAAATACCGTTCACCTATTCGAGCGTGAATGTTCCGTTCAGCGTCGACATCAGAAAATGATTGAAGAAACTCCATCGCCTTTAATGACTCAGAAGTTGCGTGATGAAATGGGAAAAGCGGCCGTTGACGCTGCAAAAGCAGTAAATTATGTAGGTGCCGGAACCATCGAATTTTTGGTGGATAACGATCTGAATTACTATTTCCTAGAAATGAATACTCGTTTGCAGGTGGAACACCCGATTACCGAACGTGTTACCGGAATAGACCTCGTAAAACAACAGATTTATGCTGCTGAAGGACGTGAATTGGAATTCGGACAAGAGGATTTAAAACAAAAAGGCCACGCTATAGAATGCCGGATTTATGCCGAAGACCCAGATAATAACTTTATGCCAAGCGCCGGAAAAGTATACAAGATATCTTCTCCGCTGGGATTGGGTGTTCGTACTGATGGTTATGTGTATGAAGGTTATGAAATTCCGATTTACTACGACCCGATGATCTCGAAACTGATTGTTTGGGGAAAAACACGCGACGAAGCCATTGCGCGCATGCGTCGGGCACTTTACGAATACAAAATTACCGGTGTTAAAACATCAATAAAAATGTTGGAACGCGTAATGAACAACGAAAACTTCATTGCCGGAAATTACGACACACATTTCATTGAGAAAAATCAGGAACAACTGCTATCGAACGGAATGAAAGACAACCCGGAAGACATGGTTATAATAGCTGCTTTTATCGACTATCTGGATAAACTGGGAAGCAACACAGCAGTAACCAAAGAGTTTGTACCGGCGCAAAGTCGCTGGAAAAAAATTTCTTACGTAAATCATTTTTAA
- a CDS encoding biotin/lipoyl-containing protein: MAVEIKIGDRKAWVNLLKQDGNILEVEVDGKTYNVDLMHTADGTFSILEGGHSYDIELVPDEMPKKYTAYTLYERYDVEVIDAEARYLQNRNANGTGSGDSKITSPMPGKVVKVLVEEGDVVQKGDTVVIISAMKMESEYKAPKDGTVKKVHVKDQQTVDSNQVLIELD, encoded by the coding sequence ATGGCTGTTGAAATTAAAATTGGCGACAGGAAAGCATGGGTTAACCTGTTGAAACAAGATGGCAACATTCTGGAAGTTGAGGTTGACGGAAAAACATATAATGTAGATTTGATGCACACTGCTGATGGCACATTTTCAATTCTTGAAGGTGGGCATTCGTACGACATCGAACTGGTTCCGGATGAAATGCCCAAAAAATATACCGCTTACACTTTATACGAACGTTATGATGTTGAAGTAATTGATGCTGAAGCGCGTTATCTGCAAAACCGCAATGCGAACGGTACGGGATCGGGCGACAGCAAGATTACTTCGCCTATGCCGGGCAAGGTAGTAAAAGTGTTGGTTGAAGAAGGTGACGTTGTACAAAAAGGCGATACTGTAGTTATCATCTCGGCCATGAAAATGGAGAGCGAATACAAAGCTCCAAAAGATGGCACCGTAAAAAAAGTACATGTAAAAGATCAGCAAACTGTCGACAGCAACCAGGTATTAATTGAATTGGACTAA
- a CDS encoding acyl-CoA carboxylase subunit beta: protein MDLKAKYEQLDALNAQAEIGGGKERIEKQHAAGKMTARERILQLLDPGTFTEIDKLMTHRNYDFGMEANKILGDGLISGYGKVNGRLVYVFAQDFTVFGGSLSRANADKIVKIQELALKMGAPLVGLNDSGGARIQEGVESLAGYADIFYNNVVSSGVIPQISAILGPCAGGAVYSPALTDFIFMVKEKSHMFVTGPDVIKTVTHEDVTKEELGGADTHSSKSGVAHFTGNDEEQTIMMVRELLSFLPSNNLEDPPVKPTIDPSDRVSEELEEIVPADPNKPYDMHDIIQNVIDNKHFLEVQPNYAQNIIVGFARFGGRPVGVVANQPGHLAGVLDINSSVKAARFVRFCDAFNLPLVTFVDVPGFLPGTGQEFGGIIKHGAKLLYAFSEATVPKITVITRKAYGGAYDVMSSKHIGADVNLAYPTAEIAVMGPEGAINIIHREKMTDEEKAAKVQDYRDKFANPYKAASLGYIDEIIHPRDTRKKVIDALEMTQNKRKSNPPKKHGNIPL from the coding sequence ATGGATTTAAAAGCAAAATACGAACAGCTTGACGCACTTAATGCACAGGCCGAAATCGGAGGAGGCAAAGAAAGAATTGAAAAGCAACATGCCGCTGGAAAAATGACAGCCCGCGAACGCATTCTGCAATTACTCGATCCGGGAACTTTTACCGAGATTGACAAACTGATGACGCACCGAAACTATGATTTCGGAATGGAAGCCAATAAAATTTTGGGCGACGGTTTAATTTCAGGTTACGGAAAAGTGAATGGCAGACTGGTATATGTTTTTGCCCAGGATTTTACGGTTTTTGGCGGATCGCTGAGTAGAGCCAACGCCGATAAAATTGTAAAGATTCAGGAACTGGCACTAAAAATGGGAGCACCACTTGTTGGATTGAATGACTCGGGTGGTGCCCGTATTCAGGAAGGTGTTGAAAGCCTTGCCGGTTATGCCGATATTTTCTATAACAATGTAGTTTCATCGGGTGTAATTCCTCAAATATCAGCCATACTTGGGCCGTGTGCGGGTGGTGCAGTTTACTCTCCTGCCCTCACCGACTTTATTTTTATGGTAAAAGAAAAAAGTCACATGTTTGTTACCGGACCGGATGTTATTAAAACGGTTACTCACGAGGATGTTACCAAAGAAGAATTGGGTGGAGCCGATACACACAGCTCGAAAAGTGGTGTGGCTCACTTTACAGGTAACGACGAGGAACAAACCATTATGATGGTTCGCGAATTGCTGAGCTTTCTGCCTTCGAATAACCTTGAAGATCCGCCGGTAAAACCAACTATCGATCCATCAGACAGAGTTAGCGAGGAACTGGAAGAAATTGTTCCGGCCGACCCGAACAAGCCTTACGATATGCACGATATTATCCAGAATGTTATCGACAACAAACATTTTCTGGAAGTACAACCAAATTATGCACAAAATATTATTGTAGGATTTGCTCGTTTTGGAGGTCGTCCGGTGGGAGTTGTTGCCAACCAACCCGGGCACTTAGCCGGAGTTTTGGATATCAACTCGTCGGTAAAAGCTGCACGTTTTGTTCGTTTTTGCGATGCATTTAATCTGCCGTTGGTCACTTTTGTCGACGTTCCGGGTTTCTTACCGGGAACCGGACAGGAATTTGGGGGCATTATTAAACACGGTGCAAAACTGCTTTATGCATTTTCGGAAGCTACTGTTCCGAAAATTACGGTAATTACCCGTAAAGCTTATGGTGGTGCATACGATGTAATGTCGAGCAAGCACATTGGCGCCGATGTAAATTTGGCTTACCCAACAGCTGAAATTGCAGTGATGGGCCCTGAAGGTGCAATCAATATTATTCATCGCGAAAAAATGACCGATGAAGAAAAAGCAGCCAAAGTACAGGACTACCGCGATAAATTTGCGAATCCGTATAAAGCAGCCTCGCTGGGTTATATCGATGAAATTATTCATCCGCGCGATACCCGTAAAAAGGTTATCGATGCACTTGAAATGACACAAAACAAACGGAAATCAAATCCTCCTAAAAAACACGGAAACATTCCGCTTTAA
- the rpsF gene encoding 30S ribosomal protein S6 — MLNQYETVFICTPVLSEPQVKEAVTKFKDLITENGGEMIHEEDWGMKKLAYPIQKKSTGFYHLFEFKADPAFITKMETDFRRDERVIRFMTVKLDKYAVAYSEKRRKLQKAKSEKKED, encoded by the coding sequence ATGTTGAATCAGTACGAAACCGTTTTCATTTGTACTCCCGTTTTATCTGAGCCACAGGTAAAGGAAGCGGTAACAAAATTCAAGGATCTCATCACCGAAAATGGAGGTGAAATGATCCATGAAGAAGATTGGGGAATGAAAAAGCTGGCTTACCCAATTCAAAAAAAATCTACTGGCTTTTATCACTTGTTTGAGTTTAAAGCCGATCCTGCATTCATTACAAAAATGGAGACAGATTTCCGTCGCGACGAGCGCGTTATCCGCTTCATGACTGTAAAACTAGACAAATATGCTGTTGCATATAGCGAGAAGAGAAGAAAACTTCAGAAAGCAAAATCAGAAAAAAAGGAGGATTAA
- the rpsR gene encoding 30S ribosomal protein S18, whose amino-acid sequence MAQGSEIRYLTPPSVEIKKKKYCRFKKNGIKYVDYKDPEFLKKFLNEQGKILPRRITGTSLKYQRKVGQAVKRARQVALLPFVTDMMK is encoded by the coding sequence ATGGCACAAGGAAGTGAAATCAGATACCTGACTCCACCGTCAGTAGAAATCAAAAAGAAAAAATATTGCCGTTTCAAGAAAAACGGAATCAAATATGTTGATTACAAAGACCCTGAGTTTTTGAAAAAATTCCTGAACGAACAAGGTAAAATTTTACCTCGTCGTATCACCGGAACTTCGTTAAAGTATCAGCGCAAAGTTGGCCAGGCTGTAAAACGTGCCCGCCAGGTTGCATTGCTACCATTTGTAACCGACATGATGAAATAA
- the rplI gene encoding 50S ribosomal protein L9 has protein sequence MEIILLQDVERLGSKNDIVEVKGGYARNFLIPTKQAVVATESAKKVLAENIKQRAHKEAKLKEEATKIAEQIVAKKISIGAKTSTSGKIFGSVNTIQLAEAINKKGFEIDRKQITIPEDSIKEVGTHTAKIKLHKEVVVEIEFEVVAE, from the coding sequence ATGGAAATTATATTATTACAAGACGTAGAGCGTTTAGGAAGCAAAAACGATATTGTTGAAGTAAAAGGTGGTTACGCACGTAACTTTCTGATTCCAACAAAACAAGCAGTTGTTGCTACCGAGTCGGCTAAAAAAGTTTTGGCTGAGAACATTAAACAACGTGCTCACAAAGAAGCTAAATTGAAAGAAGAAGCTACTAAAATTGCTGAGCAAATTGTTGCCAAGAAAATTTCGATTGGTGCAAAAACAAGTACTTCAGGCAAAATCTTCGGATCGGTTAACACCATCCAATTGGCTGAAGCGATCAACAAAAAAGGATTTGAGATCGACCGCAAACAGATCACTATTCCTGAAGACAGCATCAAAGAAGTTGGGACTCATACAGCTAAAATCAAACTACACAAAGAAGTTGTGGTTGAGATTGAATTTGAAGTTGTTGCGGAATAA
- a CDS encoding N-acetyltransferase family protein, whose translation MSNAIRLEILEEKDLSQIKNIYNYYIANSTATFHTGSVTEDELNGILPIGDSRFRSFLIYFDNEVAGYCYLRRYKPRDAYDRTAEVTIYLKPEFFGKGIGKEVLLQMEQKALEVGIVVLMGIITAENEASVKLFERLGYEKCGHFKQVGEKFGRILDVVAYQKLLDK comes from the coding sequence ATGAGTAACGCAATTCGCCTCGAAATACTGGAGGAGAAAGATCTAAGTCAGATTAAAAATATTTACAATTATTATATTGCTAATTCTACGGCTACTTTTCATACGGGCTCGGTAACAGAAGATGAACTAAATGGAATTTTGCCCATTGGTGATAGCCGCTTCCGGTCGTTTCTGATTTATTTTGATAACGAAGTTGCAGGGTATTGTTACCTCAGACGCTATAAACCCCGTGACGCTTACGACCGCACTGCCGAAGTAACCATTTATCTTAAACCCGAATTCTTTGGGAAAGGCATTGGAAAAGAAGTTTTGCTGCAGATGGAGCAAAAGGCTCTGGAAGTTGGTATCGTAGTATTAATGGGAATTATCACCGCAGAAAACGAAGCCAGTGTAAAACTGTTCGAACGGTTGGGCTACGAGAAGTGCGGGCATTTTAAACAGGTAGGAGAGAAGTTTGGTCGAATACTCGATGTTGTTGCTTACCAAAAGTTGCTTGATAAGTAA
- a CDS encoding RidA family protein, whose product MKKIISTEKAPAAIGPYSQAVEVNGTLYISGQVPLDPATMTVVEGGITEQTEQVMKNIGEILAEAGYSFSDVVKSTCLLSDMANFKAMNEVYGKYYSETPPARAAFAVKELPLGVMVEIETIAVK is encoded by the coding sequence ATGAAAAAGATAATCTCAACTGAAAAAGCACCTGCTGCAATTGGTCCTTACAGTCAGGCTGTTGAAGTAAACGGAACCCTTTATATTTCAGGTCAAGTACCACTCGATCCGGCAACAATGACAGTTGTTGAAGGCGGAATTACCGAACAAACCGAGCAGGTAATGAAGAATATTGGCGAGATTTTAGCCGAGGCCGGTTATTCGTTCTCCGATGTTGTAAAATCGACTTGCCTGTTAAGCGACATGGCCAATTTTAAAGCCATGAACGAAGTTTACGGAAAATATTACAGCGAGACACCGCCTGCACGGGCTGCATTTGCTGTAAAAGAGTTGCCGCTAGGTGTTATGGTCGAAATTGAAACGATTGCTGTAAAATAA
- a CDS encoding putative LPS assembly protein LptD, with protein MYKLIITYLFLVTPFLILAQEPTISVAPQQQVPDSILSEYYSLQDTSMLDSTTILDSTGIDTMGMVEEEKPVIDAPIDYTAVDSMIVSLDGQKVYLYNQAKVSYQNIELEAYYIELDLETKEIYAEGILDSVGEMTQKPLFRQGSEEYESETMRYNFETEKAFITKVVSAQGEGFIHSDRTKKIGEEVFITKDAKYTTCDADHPHFYLHLTKAKVVSNNKIITGPAYMVLEDFPIYFPILPFGYFPNSPTYSSGILIPKYGEEQNRGFFLRDGGYYWAASEYFDLAVQGDIYSKGSWGTRIRTNYKKRYKFGGNFGFEYAKNKYGEKGLDNYSEGMQYKIMWSHSQDSKANPNQTFSASVNISSSGYDKQNAYNMNDYLTTTKSSSISYARNFENTPFNLSMNLRHSQNTKDSTMSLSLPEMTFNMAKIYPFRKKNRSGKVKFYEKFGINYTANFKNSINAKESEILHSSFATDWKNGVRHNLPIAFPSFSLGNINFSPGISYNEKWYFKKYNYNYEEGGEYTENPSSIPDNVRIDTITGLNRVYDYAYSLSASANIYGMYIPRNPNSKIKGIRHKMTPSIAFSYKPDFGKEHYGYWQEVQVDEDGNTEYFDTNLGGIYGGSPGRGESGAISFSLNNNLEMKKLDMRDSTKNDEEQQYKKVKIIDNLSISSSYDLIRDSLNLAPFNIRARTTVAGVSINMGTTLDPYMVDENYRKIHKYVWNERSGIKKLGRVTRANLSFGMNFKSKDKKKDENKEGDNQETPGPPEETLPAIFDDYADFSIPWDFGFDYSLNYTGATSANPNGRVTQTLGLRGNISITDKWQMSAMTNFDIQEGEFALTSFRLNRDLHCWNMSFNFVPFGYRKSYSFTISASSSMLQDLKIQKQQSHYDNFNF; from the coding sequence TTGTATAAATTAATCATCACATATTTATTCCTGGTAACTCCTTTTTTGATTTTAGCTCAGGAACCAACCATAAGTGTGGCTCCGCAGCAACAGGTTCCCGACTCTATTTTATCGGAGTATTACAGTTTACAGGATACCTCCATGCTTGATAGTACTACTATACTTGATAGTACCGGCATTGATACAATGGGAATGGTCGAAGAAGAAAAGCCCGTAATTGATGCGCCTATTGATTATACGGCTGTCGATTCGATGATTGTATCGCTCGACGGACAAAAAGTATATTTATATAACCAGGCAAAAGTGAGCTATCAGAACATTGAACTGGAGGCTTATTATATTGAGTTGGATTTGGAAACCAAGGAGATTTATGCCGAAGGAATATTGGACTCGGTGGGAGAGATGACGCAAAAACCGCTGTTCAGACAAGGCTCAGAAGAATACGAATCGGAAACGATGCGTTACAATTTCGAAACGGAAAAGGCTTTTATTACAAAAGTTGTTTCGGCGCAGGGCGAAGGTTTTATTCACAGCGATCGTACTAAAAAGATTGGCGAAGAAGTATTTATTACTAAGGATGCCAAATATACAACGTGTGATGCCGACCATCCGCACTTTTATTTGCACCTTACGAAAGCCAAGGTTGTATCGAACAATAAGATTATTACCGGGCCGGCCTACATGGTTTTAGAGGATTTTCCGATATATTTTCCAATCCTTCCGTTTGGGTATTTTCCAAATTCGCCTACTTACTCGTCGGGTATTTTAATTCCGAAGTACGGTGAGGAGCAAAATCGTGGATTTTTCCTGCGCGACGGTGGATATTACTGGGCGGCCAGCGAGTATTTTGATTTGGCAGTTCAGGGAGATATATATTCAAAGGGATCGTGGGGAACCCGCATAAGAACAAACTACAAAAAACGATACAAATTTGGCGGTAACTTTGGTTTTGAATACGCTAAGAATAAATATGGAGAGAAGGGGCTGGATAATTACAGCGAAGGTATGCAATACAAAATTATGTGGTCGCATTCGCAAGATTCAAAAGCCAATCCGAACCAAACATTCTCGGCCAGTGTAAACATTTCGTCGAGCGGATACGATAAGCAGAATGCCTACAACATGAACGACTACCTGACGACCACAAAATCGTCGAGTATTTCGTATGCACGAAATTTTGAGAATACGCCATTTAATTTGTCGATGAACCTGCGCCATTCGCAAAATACCAAGGACAGTACCATGTCGTTATCGTTGCCCGAAATGACTTTTAACATGGCTAAAATCTATCCGTTCAGGAAAAAGAACCGTAGCGGAAAGGTAAAGTTCTACGAGAAATTTGGTATTAACTATACTGCTAACTTTAAGAACTCGATTAATGCCAAAGAAAGCGAAATACTGCACAGTTCGTTTGCTACCGACTGGAAAAATGGTGTTCGCCATAATTTGCCAATTGCATTTCCGAGTTTTTCTTTAGGTAACATCAATTTTAGCCCCGGTATTAGCTACAACGAAAAATGGTACTTCAAAAAATATAACTATAACTATGAAGAAGGGGGCGAGTATACTGAAAATCCTTCATCGATTCCCGACAATGTTCGGATTGATACGATTACCGGATTAAACCGTGTTTACGATTATGCTTACAGTTTAAGTGCTTCTGCCAATATTTATGGTATGTATATTCCGCGAAATCCGAATTCTAAGATTAAAGGGATACGACATAAAATGACTCCTTCGATAGCGTTTAGTTACAAGCCCGATTTTGGTAAAGAACATTATGGGTACTGGCAGGAAGTGCAAGTTGATGAAGATGGAAATACCGAGTATTTCGATACCAACTTAGGAGGTATTTATGGTGGATCTCCAGGTAGGGGAGAATCAGGTGCTATTTCATTCTCATTGAACAACAACCTGGAAATGAAAAAGCTTGACATGCGCGATTCGACAAAAAACGATGAAGAACAGCAATACAAAAAGGTGAAAATTATTGATAACCTGAGTATTTCTTCATCTTATGACCTGATCCGCGACTCACTGAATCTGGCGCCATTTAATATTAGGGCGCGTACAACAGTGGCAGGTGTTAGCATTAATATGGGAACAACTCTCGACCCTTATATGGTAGATGAGAATTACCGCAAGATTCATAAATATGTGTGGAACGAACGAAGCGGGATTAAAAAGCTGGGACGTGTAACCCGGGCCAACCTTTCGTTTGGAATGAATTTTAAATCGAAGGACAAGAAAAAAGACGAAAATAAGGAAGGAGACAACCAGGAAACTCCCGGACCACCGGAAGAAACTTTGCCTGCAATTTTTGATGACTATGCTGATTTTAGTATCCCCTGGGATTTTGGATTCGACTACAGTTTAAATTATACCGGTGCAACCAGTGCCAATCCAAATGGCCGTGTAACACAAACTTTAGGTTTGCGCGGAAATATTAGTATTACCGATAAATGGCAAATGAGTGCGATGACCAATTTCGATATTCAGGAAGGGGAATTTGCATTAACTTCGTTTCGCCTGAACCGCGACCTGCACTGTTGGAACATGTCGTTTAACTTTGTGCCTTTTGGCTACCGTAAAAGTTACAGCTTTACCATTAGCGCTTCTTCGTCGATGCTACAGGATCTGAAGATTCAGAAACAGCAAAGCCACTACGATAACTTTAATTTCTAA
- a CDS encoding N-acetylmuramoyl-L-alanine amidase: MTQQGLKLLLLICSVCFAGQSFAANLFSDENQKEGISVVVIDPGHGGRDLGASFGNAVEKNIVLDIALKLGTTIKDNYPDVKVVYTRTTDIFIPLYKRAEIANKNEADLFISIHVNAVGARSVQGTETFVLGLHRNDDNLEVAKKENAVILLEDDYNTTYEGFDPNLPESYIMFETMQEEFQGQSVMLASSIQNEFRDYAKRFDRSVKMAGFLVLRETTMPSVLIETGFISHNGERQYLTSEAGRTRLAYSIFRAFREYKSDIEQRSSFHLVTENETEPEINTSENKSSDLSQLPLAQSGSRAPQQKANEVFYSVQIMALTRKLEASPANFKGEQNIFLVEGQNLNRYFSGNFKSIKEAELEQRRISSKYPNAFVVAFKNNNLISTLK; the protein is encoded by the coding sequence ATGACACAACAAGGTTTAAAATTACTTCTGTTAATTTGTAGCGTTTGTTTTGCAGGGCAATCTTTTGCTGCAAACCTATTTTCGGATGAAAACCAAAAAGAAGGTATTTCCGTTGTGGTTATCGACCCCGGGCATGGCGGCAGAGACCTTGGCGCATCGTTTGGCAACGCCGTTGAAAAGAACATTGTGCTCGATATTGCCCTAAAACTTGGAACAACAATAAAAGATAATTACCCCGATGTAAAAGTGGTTTACACGCGCACCACCGATATTTTTATACCATTATATAAGCGGGCCGAAATTGCCAATAAAAACGAAGCCGACCTTTTTATATCTATCCATGTGAATGCTGTTGGCGCCCGAAGTGTGCAGGGAACCGAAACTTTTGTGCTGGGACTTCACCGAAACGACGATAACCTGGAAGTGGCAAAAAAGGAAAATGCCGTAATTCTTTTGGAGGATGATTACAACACCACGTACGAAGGTTTTGATCCGAATCTTCCCGAATCGTACATCATGTTTGAAACCATGCAGGAAGAATTCCAGGGACAGAGTGTTATGCTGGCTTCGAGTATTCAGAACGAGTTTCGTGATTATGCCAAACGGTTCGACCGAAGTGTAAAAATGGCAGGATTCTTAGTATTGCGCGAAACAACTATGCCCAGTGTTTTAATTGAAACTGGTTTTATCAGTCACAACGGCGAGCGGCAATACCTCACCAGCGAAGCCGGAAGAACACGACTCGCCTATTCCATTTTCAGAGCTTTCCGCGAATACAAATCAGATATTGAACAGCGCAGTAGCTTTCATTTGGTAACAGAGAACGAAACTGAACCGGAAATCAACACATCGGAAAATAAAAGTTCAGACCTATCGCAACTACCGCTAGCTCAATCTGGAAGTCGGGCACCACAACAAAAGGCTAATGAAGTATTTTATTCAGTGCAAATAATGGCTTTAACACGAAAACTGGAAGCTTCGCCTGCTAATTTTAAGGGCGAACAAAATATCTTTCTGGTAGAAGGGCAAAACCTCAACCGTTACTTTTCCGGGAACTTTAAATCGATAAAAGAAGCCGAGTTGGAACAACGAAGAATAAGCTCGAAATACCCCAATGCCTTTGTAGTTGCTTTCAAGAATAACAACCTGATTTCGACTTTAAAATAA
- a CDS encoding MlaD family protein, which produces MKNAKYTKLGILIVFSLAALIWGLNFLKGNDIFKQNDYYHVYYDRVDGLVKSNEVTLNGYKIGQVTDVKFAPDNTGRLIVTFAVKSAFKIPVKSTARIISSDIMGTRSIEIVYSGESEMYQSNDTIQGSIEAGLKDQVSMQVLPLKNKAEELLSTVDSAITVLTIIFNEDARENLTTSFAKISQTVENIEATTADLQEIMASEKGNVKNIVSNIEELTASFKNNAAEFEATIQNLNSFSDTLANVSVTPVLNNLTDASAEIENILEKLNSDDNSAGLLLNDDELYQTINTLSENMGFLIGDIQQNPKRYLQVSAFDFGKEVYINTKDDASSKDIVFKVHLLSTKTQLSTDAEIFAEIDDVEEYTTGNVYNYLTAATSKYSEIEEIYQNLRLDFPESSIVAFKNGRLIKLKKALKQIR; this is translated from the coding sequence ATGAAGAATGCAAAATACACGAAACTTGGAATTTTAATCGTCTTTTCATTAGCCGCACTTATCTGGGGTTTAAATTTCCTGAAAGGCAACGATATATTTAAGCAAAACGACTATTATCATGTGTATTACGACCGCGTTGACGGACTGGTAAAATCGAATGAAGTAACGCTAAATGGTTATAAAATCGGACAGGTTACCGATGTAAAATTTGCACCCGATAACACCGGACGGCTGATTGTTACCTTCGCAGTTAAGTCTGCATTTAAAATTCCTGTAAAATCTACTGCACGCATTATAAGTAGCGACATTATGGGAACGCGTTCGATCGAAATTGTATACAGTGGTGAAAGTGAGATGTATCAATCGAACGATACAATACAGGGATCAATTGAAGCCGGACTGAAAGACCAGGTGAGTATGCAGGTACTTCCGCTCAAAAATAAAGCTGAAGAATTGCTTAGCACCGTTGATTCGGCCATTACTGTACTTACCATCATTTTTAACGAAGATGCACGCGAAAACCTGACTACCAGTTTTGCAAAAATTAGTCAGACCGTTGAAAATATTGAAGCCACAACTGCCGATCTTCAGGAAATAATGGCTTCGGAAAAAGGAAATGTAAAAAACATTGTTTCTAACATTGAAGAATTAACTGCCTCCTTTAAAAATAATGCAGCCGAATTTGAAGCAACCATACAAAACCTGAATAGTTTTTCTGATACGTTGGCTAATGTTTCGGTTACTCCTGTTTTAAATAATCTGACCGATGCTTCGGCAGAAATAGAAAATATACTGGAAAAACTGAACAGCGATGATAATTCAGCCGGTTTATTGCTTAACGACGATGAATTATACCAGACGATAAATACCCTTTCGGAGAATATGGGATTCCTAATCGGAGATATTCAGCAAAATCCAAAACGTTACCTTCAGGTTTCGGCATTCGATTTTGGAAAGGAAGTATACATTAATACTAAAGACGATGCTTCGTCGAAAGATATTGTTTTTAAAGTTCATCTTCTTTCAACCAAAACTCAATTGAGTACCGATGCCGAAATTTTTGCAGAAATAGATGATGTAGAAGAATACACCACAGGTAATGTTTATAACTATTTAACCGCAGCAACGAGCAAGTACAGCGAGATAGAAGAAATCTATCAGAATTTACGATTAGATTTTCCGGAATCAAGTATCGTAGCCTTTAAAAATGGCCGACTTATCAAGCTTAAAAAGGCTTTGAAGCAAATACGGTAA